GTTCGAAGTCGGTTTCTGAAGGGCGTTTGGCTTCAATATAATCCATCACCAAAAAACCGCCTTTTTCTAAGGGTTCACAGAGTAAAATATTGGGTACGCTTATCGTTTTGGATTGGGCAATGGCTTGTAAACCCAATTTTTCGGCCTTAAACAGCTCATAGCCATTTTCTCCTCGGTTTATCTTACAAAAGAAACGTTCGGTTTCTGTTTCCAACAAATAGGCTTCGGAAATATCACCTCCAGAAACGGGTTGAATATCTTGAATATTCACACAAAGTAGATAGGCTATATGTTCCTTTAAGTCTTTATCCACGGTACTAAGTGTATGACATTAACAATGTCTTTTTCAATCCAATGAAAAAGCAATAATGGTATTCCCCTTTTCGGTTCCTAATTTTCCACCACCACAGGCTAGAGCAATAAATTGCTTTCCGTTTACTTCATATAAGGCAGGTGTTGCAAAGGCTGGGGCAGGTAGTTTATATTCCCACAATTTGGCTCCGGTATGTTTGTCGAAAACCCTAAAATAACCGTCGCGGGTAGCAGCTATAAACAGGAGTCCGTTTTCCGTAATTACAGGACCTCCGTAGTTTTCTGTTCCTGTTCCGGTGATGCCTTTTTCCAAGAGTTCCGGGGATTCGCCCAAAACAATAGACCAAATATACTTTCCGGTATTTAAATTGATGGCATGCATTGTCCCCCATGGCGGGTCTATGGCGGGCAGGCCATTTTTATCCAGAAACTTGGTGTAACCTAGATGTTTGTAAGGCGTGCGGTATCCTTTTTCGGAATTCATATTTTCCGCAACGTTATGTTTAATTTCCTGATTGAACAGAAAACGAATAAGTGCATCTTTTTCTTTCTGTTTTAATTGTGGAAAACCCGTCATCATCCCTTTCCCGTTTGCAATGATAGAAGAGATTTCATCTCTAGATTTACGGAGTTCAATATCTACCAATGAAGGAAATCCACTTGCGGCCAGTCCTTTTCTATCCGTTTGATGACAACTTACGCAATATTGGGTATAGGTAGCCTCGCCCAAAGGCAAGGTTTCTAGCTTGGTGTCGTTTACGCCCATTTGCATAATCCAGGGCATCTCGTTGGAATTCACATAAATAATTCCTTCTTCGGGGTCGGCCGCTGTCCCGCCCCATTCCGCTGCTCCATCGTAACCGGGTAAAAGTAAGACAGGCTCTAAACTTGGTGGAGCATAGATGCGTTTGTCCAGTTTACTTAGAATGGCTTTAAGGGAATCCGGGTTTTCCGCATATGGACTCACATTGTTTTCTGTGATGTTTGTGGATTGGCGTGCAAAAGGTTTCGGTTTTACGGGAATGGGTTGGGTGGGCCAAGTCTCCTCACCGTTCAAATTAGACGATGGTACAGGAACTTCTTCGATATCAAAAAGGGGTTCGCCCGTTTTTCGGTCAAAAACATACACATAACCTTGTTTGGTAACCTGAGCTACGGCAGCAATTTTTTCACCTTCTCGCTCTACCATCAAAAGATTGGGCGGGGCAGGAGGGTCACGGTCCCATAAATCATGATGTGTAAATTGAAAGTGCCATAGCCTTTTGCCCGTATTCGCATCCAAAGCCAACAGGCAGTCAGAATAAAGGTTGCTTCCTTTTCGGGCTCCCCCATAAAAATCTGGCGCGGCGGAACCTATAGGCGCATAAATGATTTCCAGTTCTTCGTCTACCGCCATACCGGCCCAATTGTTAGCCGCGCCCACCTCATCACTTAAATAGGCATTTTCTTCCCACGTATCATAGCCTTCCTCCTCAGGATGCGGAATGGTATGAAAAACCCATTCTACGGCACCTGTAATGACGTTGAACGCCATAAGATTTCCAGGAGCGGCACCAGAACCTTCCGAGAGCCTAAGGGGCATTACAATTAGGTTTTTGAAAATGGTTCCGGGCGTATTGGATATTACGAACTTCTCCCGTGCACTTTCGGGCATTCCTGAACGCAGGTCTATTTTACCGTTATCGCCAAAAGTGGATATGGGCTTTCCCGTTAGGGCATCCAAAGCAAAAAGATGAGGTCCGCGTGTACAGAGAATCCGCTTGTCATCGCCCTGTTCCCAATAGGACACTCCTCTACTGGTAGAATGCCAAACTTGTATGGAATCGCCAAACTGCCAAATTTCCTTACCCGTTTTGGCATTTAAAGCTACCACTCTGAGTGCTGCGGTAACCCCGTAAAGTATACTATCTACCACCAAGGGGTTCATCTGCATCTGGCCCCAATCTGCCGCTTCATATGTCCAGGCCACTTTTAGGTCTTTTACATTGTCCTTGGTAAACTCGGAAAGGGTGGAGTAGTGACTACGGCCCGGGTCGCCCAAATAGGAGGACCATGTGGTATAGGCCTTAT
This genomic interval from Zobellia roscoffensis contains the following:
- a CDS encoding pyrroloquinoline quinone-dependent dehydrogenase, whose protein sequence is MFSKKLVLPVLCTVLGIVLFSCQSDSKQEPVNKAYTTWSSYLGDPGRSHYSTLSEFTKDNVKDLKVAWTYEAADWGQMQMNPLVVDSILYGVTAALRVVALNAKTGKEIWQFGDSIQVWHSTSRGVSYWEQGDDKRILCTRGPHLFALDALTGKPISTFGDNGKIDLRSGMPESAREKFVISNTPGTIFKNLIVMPLRLSEGSGAAPGNLMAFNVITGAVEWVFHTIPHPEEEGYDTWEENAYLSDEVGAANNWAGMAVDEELEIIYAPIGSAAPDFYGGARKGSNLYSDCLLALDANTGKRLWHFQFTHHDLWDRDPPAPPNLLMVEREGEKIAAVAQVTKQGYVYVFDRKTGEPLFDIEEVPVPSSNLNGEETWPTQPIPVKPKPFARQSTNITENNVSPYAENPDSLKAILSKLDKRIYAPPSLEPVLLLPGYDGAAEWGGTAADPEEGIIYVNSNEMPWIMQMGVNDTKLETLPLGEATYTQYCVSCHQTDRKGLAASGFPSLVDIELRKSRDEISSIIANGKGMMTGFPQLKQKEKDALIRFLFNQEIKHNVAENMNSEKGYRTPYKHLGYTKFLDKNGLPAIDPPWGTMHAINLNTGKYIWSIVLGESPELLEKGITGTGTENYGGPVITENGLLFIAATRDGYFRVFDKHTGAKLWEYKLPAPAFATPALYEVNGKQFIALACGGGKLGTEKGNTIIAFSLD